A region from the Equus asinus isolate D_3611 breed Donkey chromosome 3, EquAss-T2T_v2, whole genome shotgun sequence genome encodes:
- the DEFB136 gene encoding defensin beta 136: MRLCLSGLFFLLVISLPSGHCLFGVDGVEIRTCKAIKGRCFFGCKPGWQWVAYCHNVMSCCKEMKINKPPQALLP, translated from the exons ATGAGGCTCTGTCTCTCTGGGTTATTCTTCCTCCTGGTGATCTCACTGCCTTCAG ggCATTGTTTGTTTGGAGTTGATGGAGTAGAAATTCGTACTTGCAAGGCAATTAAGGGCAGATGTTTTTTCGGTTGTAAACCGGGGTGGCAATGGGTGGCATACTGTCACAATGTAATGTCTTGttgcaaagaaatgaagataaataaGCCCCCCCAAGCCCTACTACCCTGA